CATCAACATGCCGGGGGAATCCTCATCCGCCGTTACCGCCATTGACGGCTACCAGATGGCGCGCAAGGGCAAGGCGGGTGCCGCACTTGCGATTGCCGCCATCGGCTCGTTTTTCGCCGGCACGGTTTCCACCTTTCTCGTGGCAGTCTTTGCACCGCCTTTGACGGCGATTGCGCTGGAATTCGGCGCGGCGGAATATTTCTCGCTGATGGTCGTCGGCCTTGTCTCATCCATCGCGCTTGCCCATGGTTCCATCGTCAAGGCGCTGGCCATGGTCGTGCTTGGCCTGCTGCTTGGTCTGGTCGGTACGGATATCTACAGCGGCGCGCCGCGCTTCACTCTCGGCATCCGTGAATATGCCGATGGGCTGAATTTCGTTGCGGTGGCGGTGGGTGTATTCGGTATCGCCGAAATCCTGCGCAATCTCGAAAACGAGCGCACGCGCTCGGTGCTGATCGCCAAGGTCAGCAGCCTGATGCCGTCGAAGGAAGACTTCAAGGCCATGGTTGGCCCGGTGCTGCGCGGTACGGTCATCGGTTCGGCACTCGGCATCCTGCCGGGCGGCGGTGCAATTCTCGCTGCCTTCGCATCCTACACCGTCGAAAAACGCGTCTCCAAGCATCCTGAGGAGTTTGGACACGGTGCGGTCGCCGGTGTTGCCGGTCCGGAATCCGCCAATAATGCCGGTGCCCAGACCTCGTTCATCCCGCTTCTGACGCTCGGCATTCCCGCAAACCCGGTGATGGCGCTGATGATCGGTGCGATGATCATTCAGGGCATCGTGCCCGGCCCGAACGTTGCGACCGAGCAGCCGGCGCTGTTCTGGGGCATCATCGCCTCGATGTGGATTGGCAATCTGATGCTCGTCATCCTCAACCTGCCCCTGATCGGGCTTTGGGTGAAGCTGCTGACGGTGCCTTATTACGTGCTTTTCCCCATCATCATGGCCTTCTGCGCCATCGGGGTTTACAGCGTCAATTCCAACGTCTTCGATCTCTACGCCGTCGCCTTCTTCGGCTTCATTGGTTATGTGCTCGTGAAGCTGCGCTGCGAGCCGGCGCCGCTGCTGCTGGGCTTCGTGCTTGGGCCGCTGCTGGAGGAAAACCTGCGACGCGCCATGATCCTGTCACGTGGCGATCCGACGACCTTCGTCACCCGACCGATCAGCGCTACCCTGCTGTTTATTGCTCTGGCCGTGCTGATCATCGTCTTCCTGCCCAGCGTGAAGAAAAAGCGCGAAGAGGTTTTCGTAGAAGAAGACTGAGCAGGTCTCGAAATATTCGGAACGCCGGTGATGGAAATCTCGCCGGCGTTTCTGCGTTGATGGGATCGCTGTGAGGAATCCGGTTCACCGAAGCGGCATATGGTTGACTTGAAGCTTTTTAGGGCCAAGGAAGGGCGGGAAAGAGAGGTCGATATGACGTCGGAAACCGAAAAACGGATCATTGCGCTTGAGGAAACGATCGCGCATCAGGCCAAGACTATAGAGGAACTGTCCGACCAGCTGACGGAACAGTGGAAGGTGGTGGAACAGACCCGCGCCAAGCTCGACCGGTTGACGGAAAGGTTCCTGAGCCTCGAGGAGCAGTCGCTGGACGCACCCGCAATCACCCGGCCGCCGCATTATTGATTGAGGGAGACCCGATGAGGAGCGATACAGCCGCACTTGCCGCCGAAATTGTGGATTTCTGGAAGAAGGCAGGACCGGACAAGTGGTTCGACAAGGACGCCGCCTTCGACGATCACTTTCATGACCGTTTCCGCGATGCCCATTTTGCTGCTGCAAGGCGCGAATTGGATGGCTGGCTGGACGGTGCGGAAAGCAGCCTCGCGCTGATGCTTCTGCTGGATCAGTTCCCGCGTAACTGCTTTCGCGAGACAGCGCATATGTATGCGACCGATCCGCTGGCACGCATGTTCGCCAGCGAGGCCATCCGTCGCGGCCACGATCAGGCGGTGACCGAGGATTTGCGGGTCTTTTTCTATCTGCCCTTTTCCCATTCGGAAAGCATCGAGGATCAGGAGCGTGCCTGCACGCTCAACCGGCCGCTTGGCGGGCTTTATCTCCACCATGCCGAAGAGCATCACGATATCGTCGCGCGTTTTGGCCGCTTTCCGCATCGCAACGACATATTGCTGCGGGAAACGACGCCGGAGGAACGGCAATATCTTGATGCGGGCGGTTTTACTGGCTGATTTCAACGAAAAACGCCGCCAGTCCCGAAAGACGGCGGCGCTTTTTTTGGTGGGTAACGGCCGCAGATCAGCCGTCGAAGAATTCCTTCATCCGGGCAAAGAAGCCGGTCGATTCCGGATTATTCTCCTGGGACGAGAGTTGCTCGAACTCCTGCAACAGCTCGCGCTGGCGCTTGCTGAGCTTCTGCGGTGTCTCGATCTGGATCTGGATGTAGAGATCGCCAGTCTGCGCCGAACGCAGCACCGGCATGCCCTTGCCCTTCAGGCGGAACTGCTTGCCTGGCTGGGTGCCTTCCGGAACCGTCACGCGAGACTTCGTGCCGTCGAGCGTCGTCACATCGAAGGTGCCGCCAAGAGCGGCCGTCGTCATGGAGATCGGCACGGTGCAATAGAGATCGGCACCGTCGCGCTGGAAGAACTCATGCGGACGCACGGACAGGAAGATGTAGAGATCGCCCGCCGGGCCTCCACGCATGCCGGCTTCGCCTTCGCCCTGCAGGCGAATGCGGGTGCCATCCTCGATACCCGAGGGAATGTTGACCGAAAGCGAACGCTCTTCCGTCACGCGGCCCTGGCCGTGGCACTTGCTGCACGGATCGGAAATCGTCTGTCCACGCCCGTGGCAGGTGGGGCAGGTGCGTTCTACCGAGAAGAAGCCCTGGGCTGCGCGCACGCGGCCGGAACCCTGACAGGTGCCGCAGGTTTTGGGTTGCGTGCCGGGTTTTGCGCCGGAACCGGAACAGACATCGCAGGTTATCGAGGTTGGAACCCTGATCTGCGCCGTCTTGCCGGCAAAGGCTTCTTCCAGCGTGATTTCCATGTTGTAGCGAAGGTCGGCGCCGCGCTCGCGACCGCCGGAAGAGCGGCGTGCGCGTCCGCCGCCCATCATCTCGCCGAAGATGTCTTCGAAGATATCCGAGAAGCCGCCATTGGCGAAACCGCCGCCGCCCATACCACCGCCGCCCATGCCGCCATTTTCAAAGGCGGCGTGGCCAAAACGGTCATAGGCCGCGCGTTTTTGCGGGTCCTTCAGCGTTTCATAGGCTTCGTTGATTTCCTTGAACTTCCGTTCGGAATCAGCATCATCCGGGTTCTTGTCCGGATGGTATTTCATCGCGAGTTTGCGGAAGGCGCTTTTCAGCTCTTTTTCGTCCGCGGTCTTGCTGACGCCGAGTGTTTCGTAAAAGTCTGCTTTCGCCATTAAGATAACAAGCCTCGCAAATGGATTTCCGGCTGCACTTCGGCAGCCGGATGTCTTGCATGTATCGACAGGAGACGGGAAGCCACGCTATTACGCGGACTTCTTGTCGTCCTTGATTTCCTCATAGTCGGCGTCGACGACGTCGTCCTTGCCGCCTTCTCCGTTAGCGCCGGCTTCAGCCTGCTGTGCTTCGTAGATGGCCTGACCGAGCTTCATGGAAACTTCCATGAGGGTCTGGGTCTTTGCCTGAATGTCGTCGGCATCCGGTTCGGAAGCCTCAACGGCCGTCTTCAGGCTGGCAATGGCGTCTTCGATAGCCTTGCGGTCGGTTTCGGAAACCTTATCGCCATATTCCTTAACCGATTTCTCGGTGGAGTGAACGAGGCTTTCGGCTTGGTTCTTGGCTTCGACACCCGCACGACGCTTCTTGTCGGCTTCGGCATTGGCTTCAGCGTCCTTGACCATCTTCTCGATGTCGGCGTCGGAAAGACCACCGGAAGCCTGGATACGGATCTGCTGTTCCTTGCCGGTGCCCTTGTCTTTCGCCGAAACCTGCACGATGCCGTTGGCGTCAATATCGAAGGTAACTTCGATCTGCGGAACGCCGCGGGGTGCCGGCGGCAGGCCGACGAGGTCGAACTGGCCGAGCAGCTTGTTATCCTGTGCCATTTCGCGCTCGCCCTGCGAGACGCGGATCGTCACGGCCGACTGGCTGTCTTCGGCGGTCGAGAAGGTCTGGCTCTTCTTCGTCGGGATCGTCGTGTTGCGATCGATCAGACGGGTGAAGACGCCACCCAGCGTTTCGATGCCGAGCGACAGTGGGGTCACGTCGAGAAGCAGAACGTCCTTGACGTCGCCCTGCAGAACGCCGGCCTGAATGGCGGCACCCATGGCAACCACTTCATCAGGATTCACGCCCTTGTGCGGCTCCTTGCCGAACAGCTGCTTGACGACTTCCTGTACCTTCGGCATGCGGCTCATGCCACCAACGAGAACGACTTCATCGATCTCGGCAGCGGTAACGCCGGCATCCTTGAGGGCAGCCTTGCAAGGGGCGACGGTGCGCTGCACCAGATCGTCCACCAGGCTTTCGAACTTGGCGCGGGTCAGCTTCAGCGTCAGGTGCTTCGGACCGGAAGCATCAGCCGTGATGAACGGCAGGTTGATTTCGGTCTGCTGCGAGGACGAAAGTTCGATCTTGGCCTTTTCGGCAGCTTCCTTGAGGCGCTGCAGAGCGAGCTTGTCGTTCTTCAGGTCGATGCCCTGATCCTTCTTGAACTCGCCGGCCAGATATTCGACCAGACGCATGTCGAAGTCTTCACCGCCGAGGAAGGTATCGCCGTTGGTGGACTTCACTTCGAAAACGCCGTCGCCGATTTCCAGAACGGAAATATCGAAGGTGCCGCCGCCAAGGTCGTAAACGGCGATGGTCTTGCCGTCTTTCTTGTCGAGGCCATAAGCGAGGGCTGCTGCGGTCGGCTCGTTGATGATGCGCAGGACGTCCAGACCGGCGATGCGGCCGGCATCCTTGGTTGCCTGGCGCTGGGCGTCGTTAAAGTATGCCGGAACGGTGATGACGGCCTTCTCGACCTTTTCGCCGAGATAGGATTCAGCCGTTTCCTTCATCTTCTGAAGGATCATCGCGGAAATCTGCGAAGGGGAATAGTTCTTGTCCTGAGCCTTCACCCATGCGTCGCCATTGTCGCCCTTGACGATTTCAAAGGGAACGAGAGCCTTGTCCTTTTCGACGGTCGGGTCTTCATAACGGCGACCGATGAGGCGCTTGACCGCAAACAGGGTGTTGGTCGGGTTGGTGACCGCCTGGCGCTTGGCCGGCTGGCCGACAAGGCGTTCGCCATCGTCGGAAAATGCCACCATGGATGGCGTAGTGCGCGCGCCTTCCGCGTTTTCAATAACTTTCGTGTCCTTGCCGTCCATCACTGCAACGCAGGAATTGGTTGTGCCAAGGTCGATACCGATTACTTTTGCCATGCTCTTCTCTCCTTGAAGCGAGCTGTCGGAACCCCGTGAGGCATTCCATGGACAACTCCTTGACTTGGATTTGCAGTATTCGCTGCTGTTATGCGGCGTATATAAGGAGCGATTTTTCCTGCTGCAAGGCGCAAGAGAGGGTGAAGCGCTGCAAAAAAGCGGATGAAACCCCTGTCTGTGCAGAAGCATAGCCATCAAGGCATGCAGAAGGACAAAAACGTGACTTTGACTGCCACGGTCATGGCGATGCGGAGGCGCGTTTATAAAGTCATTGAGGTGAGGTGAAATGGCGGACAGGGTGGGATTCGAACCCACGGTACGCTTTCACGCACACACGCGTTCCAGGCGTGCGCCTTAAACCACTCGGCCACCTGTCCTTTTTTCAAATCTGCATGTTTTGAGGAATGCAAATCACTGGAACGGCGCGATATATACCGATGAATTCGCTGGGATCAACACGAATCTGACAGTTTTTTGAATTGTCGGCAATTTCCTGCCTTCCGATGCGATTGCAAACCGGTTTTCCCGCCTTTATCGATGCAATATATCTTTCAAAACATGGCTGTCGAAACGACGGGCCGCAACCGAGGTATCCTGATGAAAGCTTTTTTGCGGTTTTTGAGCTTTCTTCTTCTCATTGCAGCTGTTTTTCTTGGCGTACTCGATTCGATCCGCTCGGTTTCCACATCCTCGGTCAATATCACCGGCATCCTGTCCGTCTGGAACTATCTTCTTCCTGCCTCGCGCACCATGGTGGAAACGGCCTTGGCTCACTATATTCACCCTGAAGCGTGGCGCTTCATTGAAAATGCCCTGTCGGGACTGCCGGCATTTGCTTTTTTCCTCGCGCTATCCCTGCTTTGCTGGATGGCCGGTTACAGGAAGCGCAAAGTGATGAGGCGTTCGTCAGTCTGAATTTATCAACTGACAGCGCGCGCGCCCCGCAGATGTGAACCCTGAGAAGCGGCATAATCGGCCGCACGGAGGACCGAATGTTCCTGTTCGATACGCTTTCAAAAAAGACGACGATGCCGACCGAAGAGACGGCTTTGCCCGGCCGTGAAGAGGCGCTTGCCGTGCCCGAGACCCATTTCGTCAATGGTCGGCCCTTGAAGGGGCCTTATCCCGATGGTTTGGAAATCATCTATCTGGGTATGGGTTGCTTCTGGGGTGCGGAGCGCCTGTTCTGGCAGACGCCGGGTGTGTGGGTGACGGCGGTGGGTTACGCCGGCGGTTTTACCCGCAATCCCACCTATCAGGAGACGACGACGGGCCAGACGGGCCACGCCGAAGTGGTCAAGGTCGTCTACGATCCGACCGTCATCTCGCTGTCAGGGCTGCTCAAGATATTCTTCGAGGAGCATGATCCGACGCAAGGGATGCGGCAGGGAAACGATGTCGGCACGACCTATCGTTCCGCCATCTATGCCAATACCGAAGGCCAGTTGCAGCAGGCGCAGAAGGCGCGCGACACTTTTCAGCAGGCTTTGGACGAGGCGGGGCATGGCCGCGCCATCACCACCGAAATTGGACCGCTTGAAACATTTTATTACGCGGAAGACTATCACCAGCAATATCTTGCCAAGAATCCGGGCGGCTACTGCGGCCTCAGGGGAACCGGCGTAAGCTGCAATATCGACTAGATTTTTTGCACGTTGCCCAGGTGGAAAGACCAAAAAAACGCCAGAATAAAGTTTTTCCACCGGGTCAAAAAAACCGGATGAATTTTTCATTGAGCCATGCAAGGATATGAGCCAAGCACAGCCGGGATAACGGCTGGCGGTTCCGCAGACATTCCCGGTCAACGGGTTTGCGGGAGGACCCTTAAAATATCAATTGCAACAACAGGGCTGCACAATGAAAAAATCCCTTCTGACGCTTTTTGCGCTCGCCGCCATGTCGGCTTCCGCGCTTGCTGCCGATATCAAGCCGGCATTGGTTTATGGTACGGGCGGCAAGTTCGACAAGTCGTTCAACGAAGCCGCCGCGGCTGGCGCTGAAAAGTTCAAGGCAGAAACGGGCATCGAGTTCCGCGATTTTGAACCGACCAGCGATACGCAGGGTGAGCAGGCTATCCGCAACTTCGCCAGCAAGGGCTTTAACCCGGTTGTTGCCGTGTCCTTCGCCTGGACGTCGGCCATGGAAAAGGTTGCAGCCGAATTCCCTGACACCAAGTTCGTCATCGTCGATTCCGTCGTCGAGCTGCCGAATGTCCGCTCGGTCGTCTACAAGGAGCACGAAGGCTCTTATCTCGTCGGTCTTCTGGCAGGCATGGCCTCCAAGACCGGTAAGGTCGGCTTCATCGGCGGCATGGATATTCCGCTGATCCGTAAATTCGCCTGTGGTTATGCGCAGGGCGCCAAGGCTGCCAACGACAAGATCGAAGTCTTCCAGAACATGACCGGCACCACGGGTGCGGCCTGGAACGATCCGGTGCGCGGTGGCGAACTGACCAAGAACCAGATCGACCAGGGCGCTGACGTGATCTACGCGGCAGCCGGTGCGACCGGTATCGGCGTGTTGCAGACCGCTGCCGACAACAAGAAATTCTCGATCGGCGTCGATTCCAACCAGAACCACCTGCACCCCGGCTCGGTTCTGACCTCGATGGTCAAGCGCGTCGATCTGGCCGTCTACAACGCCTACAAGGATGCCAAGGACGACAAGTTCACCCCCGGCATCGTTGCTCTCGGCGTCAAGGAAGACGGCGTTGCCTATGCTCTCGACGACAACAACAAGGCCCTGATCACGCCGGAAATGACCGCCGCCGTGGACAAGGCGAAGGCCGACATCATTGCCGGCACCATCAAGGTTCATGACTATATGGCGGACAATTCCTGCCCGAAATGATATGATATTTGTCTGGGGCGCATGGTGATTTTTCACCTTGCGCCCTTTTCATATCCAGCCTTCGGAGAGGTTTCGGTTTGAGTATGGACCCAGCAATCGAACTCGTGGGCATCGATAAAAAATTCGGTGCCGTTCACGCCAATAAGAATATCAACCTGACCGTTGCCAAGGGTACGATCCACGGCATCATCGGGGAAAACGGTGCCGGAAAATCGACCCTGATGTCGATCCTCTACGGTTTTTACCAGGCTGATGCCGGTGAAATCCGGGTAAACGGCGCGCCGGTATCGATCCGCGACAGCCAGGCTGCGATCAGTGCTGGCATCGGCATGGTCCATCAGCATTTCATGCTGGTGGAAAATTTCACCGTGCTGGAAAACGTCATGCTGGGCGCGGAAGGCGGCGCATCGCTTGCCAAGGGCAGGGCGGCTGCGCGCAAGGAGTTGAAGCGCCTTGAAGACGACTACGGGCTGGAAGTCGATCCGGATGCTGTGATCGAGGAACTGCCGGTCGGCCTGCAACAGCGCGTCGAAATCCTGAAAGCCATGTATCGTGGCGCCGAAATCCTGATCCTCGACGAGCCGACCGGCGTTCTCACGCCTGCGGAAGCCGATCATCTTTTCAAGATCCTCGGTGTCCTGCGTGAGCAGGGCAAAACCGTCATCCTCATCACCCACAAGCTGCGCGAGATCATGGCGATCACGGATTCCGTCTCCGTCATGCGCCGCGGCGAAATGGTGGCGACCCGCAAAACCTCCGAAACCAGCGTTGAGGAACTGGCCGAACTGATGGTCGGCCGTCGCGTGCTGCTGCGGGTGGAAAAAGGCGAGACGACGCCGGGCGAGGTTCTCCTTTCCATCCGTAATCTGACCGTCAAGGACAGCCGCGGCGTCACCATGGTTGACGATGTCTCGCTGGATGTCCGCGCCGGCGAAATCGTCGGCATCGCCGGTGTGGCCGGCAATGGCCAGTCCGAACTTCTCGAAGCGATCGCGGGCATCCGCAAGCCTTACTCGGGAGAGATATGGGTGGCCGGGCAGAAGGTTGACCGACCCGATCCGTCCATTCTGCGCGAACTCGGTCTCGCACATATTCCGGAAGACCGGCACCATATGGGGCTGGTGCTGAAATTCGAGGAATATGAAAATTCCATCCTCGGCTATCACCATGACGAGCGATACGGCAAAGGCCCTTTCCTCAACCCCGAGGCCATCCGCAAGGATGCGGTCGAAAAGATCGAGAAATACGATATCCGCCCGCCGAGCCCGCAGCTGAAGACCGCCAATTTTTCCGGCGGCAACCAGCAGAAGATCGTCGTTGCCCGCGAAATCGAGCGTGACCCCAAGATGCTGAT
This region of Agrobacterium tumefaciens genomic DNA includes:
- the dnaJ gene encoding molecular chaperone DnaJ, which translates into the protein MAKADFYETLGVSKTADEKELKSAFRKLAMKYHPDKNPDDADSERKFKEINEAYETLKDPQKRAAYDRFGHAAFENGGMGGGGMGGGGFANGGFSDIFEDIFGEMMGGGRARRSSGGRERGADLRYNMEITLEEAFAGKTAQIRVPTSITCDVCSGSGAKPGTQPKTCGTCQGSGRVRAAQGFFSVERTCPTCHGRGQTISDPCSKCHGQGRVTEERSLSVNIPSGIEDGTRIRLQGEGEAGMRGGPAGDLYIFLSVRPHEFFQRDGADLYCTVPISMTTAALGGTFDVTTLDGTKSRVTVPEGTQPGKQFRLKGKGMPVLRSAQTGDLYIQIQIETPQKLSKRQRELLQEFEQLSSQENNPESTGFFARMKEFFDG
- a CDS encoding ABC transporter ATP-binding protein → MDPAIELVGIDKKFGAVHANKNINLTVAKGTIHGIIGENGAGKSTLMSILYGFYQADAGEIRVNGAPVSIRDSQAAISAGIGMVHQHFMLVENFTVLENVMLGAEGGASLAKGRAAARKELKRLEDDYGLEVDPDAVIEELPVGLQQRVEILKAMYRGAEILILDEPTGVLTPAEADHLFKILGVLREQGKTVILITHKLREIMAITDSVSVMRRGEMVATRKTSETSVEELAELMVGRRVLLRVEKGETTPGEVLLSIRNLTVKDSRGVTMVDDVSLDVRAGEIVGIAGVAGNGQSELLEAIAGIRKPYSGEIWVAGQKVDRPDPSILRELGLAHIPEDRHHMGLVLKFEEYENSILGYHHDERYGKGPFLNPEAIRKDAVEKIEKYDIRPPSPQLKTANFSGGNQQKIVVAREIERDPKMLIIGQPTRGVDIGAIEFIHRRIIEMRDAGKAILLVSVELDEIRSLSDRIMVMFAGRVVGEKTAEAEEQTLGLMMAGIAA
- a CDS encoding DUF924 family protein — its product is MRSDTAALAAEIVDFWKKAGPDKWFDKDAAFDDHFHDRFRDAHFAAARRELDGWLDGAESSLALMLLLDQFPRNCFRETAHMYATDPLARMFASEAIRRGHDQAVTEDLRVFFYLPFSHSESIEDQERACTLNRPLGGLYLHHAEEHHDIVARFGRFPHRNDILLRETTPEERQYLDAGGFTG
- the dnaK gene encoding molecular chaperone DnaK, whose product is MAKVIGIDLGTTNSCVAVMDGKDTKVIENAEGARTTPSMVAFSDDGERLVGQPAKRQAVTNPTNTLFAVKRLIGRRYEDPTVEKDKALVPFEIVKGDNGDAWVKAQDKNYSPSQISAMILQKMKETAESYLGEKVEKAVITVPAYFNDAQRQATKDAGRIAGLDVLRIINEPTAAALAYGLDKKDGKTIAVYDLGGGTFDISVLEIGDGVFEVKSTNGDTFLGGEDFDMRLVEYLAGEFKKDQGIDLKNDKLALQRLKEAAEKAKIELSSSQQTEINLPFITADASGPKHLTLKLTRAKFESLVDDLVQRTVAPCKAALKDAGVTAAEIDEVVLVGGMSRMPKVQEVVKQLFGKEPHKGVNPDEVVAMGAAIQAGVLQGDVKDVLLLDVTPLSLGIETLGGVFTRLIDRNTTIPTKKSQTFSTAEDSQSAVTIRVSQGEREMAQDNKLLGQFDLVGLPPAPRGVPQIEVTFDIDANGIVQVSAKDKGTGKEQQIRIQASGGLSDADIEKMVKDAEANAEADKKRRAGVEAKNQAESLVHSTEKSVKEYGDKVSETDRKAIEDAIASLKTAVEASEPDADDIQAKTQTLMEVSMKLGQAIYEAQQAEAGANGEGGKDDVVDADYEEIKDDKKSA
- a CDS encoding tripartite tricarboxylate transporter permease; the encoded protein is MELLDNLALGFVTATSLANLFFCLIGVLLGTLIGVLPGIGATATIAMLLPITFQLEPVSSLIMLAGIYYGAQYGGSTTAILINMPGESSSAVTAIDGYQMARKGKAGAALAIAAIGSFFAGTVSTFLVAVFAPPLTAIALEFGAAEYFSLMVVGLVSSIALAHGSIVKALAMVVLGLLLGLVGTDIYSGAPRFTLGIREYADGLNFVAVAVGVFGIAEILRNLENERTRSVLIAKVSSLMPSKEDFKAMVGPVLRGTVIGSALGILPGGGAILAAFASYTVEKRVSKHPEEFGHGAVAGVAGPESANNAGAQTSFIPLLTLGIPANPVMALMIGAMIIQGIVPGPNVATEQPALFWGIIASMWIGNLMLVILNLPLIGLWVKLLTVPYYVLFPIIMAFCAIGVYSVNSNVFDLYAVAFFGFIGYVLVKLRCEPAPLLLGFVLGPLLEENLRRAMILSRGDPTTFVTRPISATLLFIALAVLIIVFLPSVKKKREEVFVEED
- a CDS encoding BMP family lipoprotein — protein: MKKSLLTLFALAAMSASALAADIKPALVYGTGGKFDKSFNEAAAAGAEKFKAETGIEFRDFEPTSDTQGEQAIRNFASKGFNPVVAVSFAWTSAMEKVAAEFPDTKFVIVDSVVELPNVRSVVYKEHEGSYLVGLLAGMASKTGKVGFIGGMDIPLIRKFACGYAQGAKAANDKIEVFQNMTGTTGAAWNDPVRGGELTKNQIDQGADVIYAAAGATGIGVLQTAADNKKFSIGVDSNQNHLHPGSVLTSMVKRVDLAVYNAYKDAKDDKFTPGIVALGVKEDGVAYALDDNNKALITPEMTAAVDKAKADIIAGTIKVHDYMADNSCPK
- a CDS encoding SlyX family protein — encoded protein: MTSETEKRIIALEETIAHQAKTIEELSDQLTEQWKVVEQTRAKLDRLTERFLSLEEQSLDAPAITRPPHY
- the msrA gene encoding peptide-methionine (S)-S-oxide reductase MsrA, with amino-acid sequence MFLFDTLSKKTTMPTEETALPGREEALAVPETHFVNGRPLKGPYPDGLEIIYLGMGCFWGAERLFWQTPGVWVTAVGYAGGFTRNPTYQETTTGQTGHAEVVKVVYDPTVISLSGLLKIFFEEHDPTQGMRQGNDVGTTYRSAIYANTEGQLQQAQKARDTFQQALDEAGHGRAITTEIGPLETFYYAEDYHQQYLAKNPGGYCGLRGTGVSCNID